Proteins co-encoded in one Dyella japonica A8 genomic window:
- the flhA gene encoding flagellar biosynthesis protein FlhA, whose amino-acid sequence MANATALGNLKSLGRRGLGAPVIMLAALAMMMLPLPPFILDMLFSFNIALSLVILLAVIYVMRPLEFAAFPTVVLMATLLRLALNIASTRVVLLHGHDGPGAAGKVIEAFGEFVIGGNFAVGLVVFAILTIINFVVVTKGATRVSEVTARFTLDAMPGKQMAIDADLNAGLLNQEQARERRQEVREEADFYGSMDGASKFVRGDATAGILILIINIVGGFFVGILQHGLSAGEAAKTYTLLTIGDGLVAQVPSLMLSIATAVIVTRVSKSTDMGKQLVGQLFGQPRALAVAGVVLGVMGLIPGMPNIAFLLLGGTCGGAAWLMIKREREAQERVAKAAADVPPPAAPPTERLELGWEDVASVDPLGLEVGYRLIPLVDTHQGGELMGRIKSVRRKLSQEMGFLVPAVHIRDNLDLGPNTYRVTLMGVPMGEAEVHNDRLLAINPGRVQDGLQGIPTRDPAFGLEALWIEPGQRETAQSLGYTVVDPATVIATHLSHILQSHAHELLSHQDVQQLLDRLAQTAPKLVEDLVPKRLSLGVVVKVMQNLLAERVPIRNMRSIVESLAEHAGQSQDPGALTAAVRVALGRQIVQEISGLGTEIPVITLAPELEQILMGSLANGGVAGAAVEPGLADRLQQGVADAARKQEMSGEPAVLLVAPQLRPWLARFTRHVAQNLHVLAYNEVPDNRRVRLVQALGR is encoded by the coding sequence ATGGCCAACGCTACTGCCCTCGGCAATCTGAAGTCCCTTGGCCGCCGCGGACTCGGCGCGCCGGTGATCATGCTCGCCGCGCTGGCGATGATGATGCTGCCGCTGCCGCCTTTCATCCTCGACATGCTCTTCAGCTTCAACATCGCGCTGTCGCTGGTGATCCTGCTGGCGGTGATCTACGTGATGCGCCCGCTGGAATTCGCCGCGTTCCCCACCGTGGTGCTGATGGCGACCCTGCTGCGACTGGCGCTGAACATCGCCTCCACCCGCGTGGTGCTGCTGCACGGCCATGACGGTCCCGGCGCGGCCGGCAAGGTGATCGAGGCCTTCGGCGAGTTCGTCATCGGCGGCAACTTCGCCGTGGGCCTGGTGGTGTTCGCCATCCTCACCATCATCAACTTCGTAGTGGTGACCAAGGGCGCCACGCGCGTGTCCGAAGTGACGGCGCGCTTCACCCTGGATGCCATGCCCGGCAAGCAGATGGCCATCGATGCCGACCTCAACGCCGGCCTGCTCAACCAGGAACAGGCACGCGAGCGTCGCCAGGAAGTGCGCGAGGAAGCGGACTTCTACGGCTCGATGGACGGTGCCTCCAAGTTCGTGCGTGGCGACGCCACGGCGGGCATCCTGATCCTGATCATCAATATCGTCGGCGGCTTCTTCGTCGGCATCCTGCAGCACGGCCTTTCCGCCGGCGAGGCAGCCAAGACGTACACGCTGCTCACCATCGGTGATGGCCTGGTCGCGCAGGTGCCGTCGCTGATGCTGTCCATTGCCACTGCCGTGATCGTTACGCGCGTGTCCAAGTCCACCGACATGGGCAAGCAGCTGGTAGGCCAGCTGTTCGGCCAGCCGCGCGCACTGGCCGTGGCCGGCGTGGTGCTGGGCGTGATGGGCCTGATCCCGGGCATGCCGAACATCGCCTTCCTGCTGTTGGGCGGCACCTGCGGCGGCGCCGCGTGGCTGATGATCAAGCGCGAGCGTGAGGCGCAGGAACGCGTAGCCAAGGCCGCCGCCGACGTGCCGCCGCCGGCCGCCCCCCCGACGGAGCGCCTGGAGCTGGGCTGGGAAGACGTCGCCAGCGTTGATCCACTGGGGCTGGAAGTGGGTTATCGACTCATTCCGCTGGTGGACACGCACCAGGGCGGCGAGCTGATGGGCCGCATCAAGTCGGTGCGCCGCAAGCTGTCGCAGGAGATGGGCTTCCTGGTGCCGGCGGTGCATATCCGAGACAACCTGGACCTGGGCCCGAACACCTATCGCGTGACCCTGATGGGCGTGCCGATGGGCGAGGCCGAGGTGCACAACGATCGCCTGCTGGCGATCAACCCCGGCCGCGTGCAGGACGGCCTGCAGGGCATTCCCACGCGCGATCCGGCGTTTGGCCTGGAGGCCCTGTGGATCGAGCCGGGCCAGCGCGAGACCGCGCAGAGCCTGGGCTACACCGTGGTCGACCCGGCCACCGTCATCGCCACGCACCTTTCGCACATCCTGCAGAGCCACGCGCACGAGCTGCTCAGCCACCAGGACGTGCAGCAGTTGCTGGACCGCCTGGCCCAGACCGCGCCGAAACTGGTGGAAGATCTGGTGCCCAAGCGTCTGTCGCTGGGTGTGGTGGTCAAGGTCATGCAGAACCTGCTGGCCGAGCGGGTGCCGATCCGCAACATGCGCTCCATCGTCGAATCCTTGGCGGAACACGCCGGCCAGAGTCAGGATCCCGGCGCGCTCACGGCCGCCGTGCGCGTGGCGCTGGGGCGCCAGATCGTGCAGGAGATCTCGGGGCTGGGCACGGAGATCCCGGTCATCACGCTGGCGCCGGAACTGGAGCAGATCCTCATGGGATCGCTCGCCAATGGCGGCGTGGCGGGCGCCGCGGTGGAACCGGGCCTGGCAGACCGCCTGCAGCAGGGTGTCGCCGACGCCGCCCGCAAGCAGGAAATGAGCGGCGAACCGGCGGTTTTGCTGGTCGCGCCGCAGCTCCGTCCGTGGCTCGCGCGCTTCACCCGTCATGTGGCACAGAACCTGCACGTACTGGCCTACAACGAAGTGCCGGACAACCGCCGAGTGCGTTTGGTGCAGGCGCTGGGCCGTTAA
- the fliO gene encoding flagellar biosynthetic protein FliO: protein MMLALALPVAAAPEINVGGELVRVLLSLIGIIALIFAAGWLSRRLQARATPGGRRMRCVESMAVGARDRLMLVDADGKRLLIGVGQGGMRTLHVYEGAAPAPDAAPQPPIAPFGDVLARWKRK, encoded by the coding sequence ATGATGCTGGCCCTTGCCCTTCCGGTCGCCGCCGCGCCCGAGATCAATGTCGGTGGCGAACTGGTGCGCGTGCTGCTGAGCCTGATCGGCATCATCGCGCTGATCTTCGCTGCCGGCTGGCTCAGCCGCCGGCTGCAGGCCCGTGCGACGCCGGGCGGGCGCCGCATGCGCTGCGTGGAATCCATGGCGGTGGGCGCGCGCGATCGGCTGATGCTGGTCGACGCGGACGGCAAGCGCCTGTTGATCGGCGTGGGGCAGGGTGGCATGCGCACGCTGCACGTCTACGAAGGCGCGGCACCTGCGCCGGACGCCGCGCCGCAACCGCCGATCGCGCCGTTCGGCGACGTGCTGGCCCGCTGGAAGCGCAAGTGA
- the fliQ gene encoding flagellar biosynthesis protein FliQ, producing the protein MTPESVIEFGQHALYVAMMVAAPLLLTALAVGLIIGVVQAATQINEMTLSFIPKVIAMAAVALIAGPWMLRTLVQFTRQLIESLPGAVK; encoded by the coding sequence ATGACCCCTGAATCCGTCATCGAGTTCGGCCAGCACGCGCTCTATGTGGCCATGATGGTCGCCGCGCCGCTGCTGCTCACCGCGTTGGCGGTGGGCCTGATCATCGGCGTGGTGCAGGCGGCCACGCAGATCAACGAAATGACGCTGAGCTTCATTCCGAAAGTCATCGCCATGGCAGCCGTGGCGCTGATCGCTGGCCCGTGGATGCTGCGCACGCTGGTGCAGTTCACGCGCCAGCTGATCGAGAGTTTGCCCGGGGCGGTGAAATGA
- the fliR gene encoding flagellar biosynthetic protein FliR, which produces MTTVPFAELQGLVGSMLWAMARVGGLFMTAPVFGDAVVPRRIRLGVMMLLAMVLAPLAPTTIDLMSADGISTMVSQALLGATIGFVLKLAFEAVSFGGQLVGQSMSLGFAETVDPRGGGSSPVLSQFYLLMVTLLFLAMNGHLQLISLLADSFRVLPPGQPVIGTNGLYAVVAFATHLFGGAVRVALPAMTSLLMVNIGFAAISRAAPSMNLFAVGFPITVTLGFIALWLSMHSVPGAFESLQTSAWTLMHELAGG; this is translated from the coding sequence ATGACCACGGTGCCGTTCGCCGAGTTGCAGGGGCTGGTGGGTTCGATGTTGTGGGCGATGGCCCGCGTCGGCGGACTGTTCATGACCGCTCCCGTGTTCGGCGATGCCGTGGTGCCGCGCCGCATCCGTCTCGGCGTGATGATGTTGCTCGCCATGGTGCTGGCTCCGCTGGCACCGACCACCATCGACCTGATGTCTGCCGATGGCATCTCCACCATGGTCAGCCAGGCACTGCTGGGCGCGACGATCGGCTTTGTGCTGAAGCTGGCGTTTGAAGCGGTGTCCTTCGGTGGCCAGCTCGTTGGCCAGAGCATGAGCCTGGGTTTTGCGGAAACGGTGGACCCGCGCGGCGGTGGCAGTTCGCCGGTGCTGAGCCAGTTCTACCTGCTGATGGTGACGCTGCTGTTTCTGGCCATGAATGGGCACCTGCAGCTCATCTCGCTGCTGGCCGACAGTTTCCGCGTCCTGCCGCCGGGCCAGCCGGTGATCGGCACCAACGGTCTGTACGCCGTGGTGGCCTTCGCCACGCACCTGTTCGGCGGTGCGGTGCGCGTCGCCTTGCCGGCCATGACCTCGTTGCTGATGGTGAACATTGGCTTTGCCGCGATCAGTCGCGCGGCGCCGTCGATGAATCTGTTCGCGGTGGGCTTTCCCATCACGGTCACCCTGGGTTTCATTGCGCTGTGGTTGTCGATGCACAGCGTGCCGGGTGCGTTCGAGTCGCTGCAGACCAGCGCCTGGACGCTGATGCACGAACTGGCGGGCGGTTGA
- the fliP gene encoding flagellar type III secretion system pore protein FliP (The bacterial flagellar biogenesis protein FliP forms a type III secretion system (T3SS)-type pore required for flagellar assembly.), whose product MKSLRWIFLALLLMCPMLLWAAPAMPQMPSMPQMPGSGSGIPVLTVQNAPGGAQNWTLSLQLLALMTVLTLLPAVLLMMTSFTRIMIVLGFLRQALGTQSTPSNQILLGLSLFLTLFVMSPVLNRAYTEGVKPYMDGQMSAELAVPAAAAPFKHFMLDQTRDADLQLFTHLANEKPYASKDDVPFRVAMPAFVTSELKTAFQMGFLLFIPFLIIDLVVASVLMSMGMMMVSPTIISLPFKIMLFVLVDGWTLLLGTLAGSFYT is encoded by the coding sequence ATGAAGTCACTCCGTTGGATCTTCCTGGCACTGCTCCTGATGTGCCCGATGCTGCTGTGGGCCGCGCCGGCGATGCCACAGATGCCCTCGATGCCGCAGATGCCGGGTTCCGGGTCGGGCATCCCCGTGCTGACCGTGCAGAACGCACCGGGTGGCGCGCAGAACTGGACGTTGTCGCTGCAGCTGCTGGCGCTGATGACGGTGCTCACGCTGCTGCCGGCCGTGCTGCTGATGATGACCTCGTTCACGCGCATCATGATCGTGTTGGGCTTCCTGCGGCAGGCGTTGGGGACGCAATCCACGCCGTCGAATCAGATCCTGCTGGGCCTGTCGTTGTTCCTCACCTTGTTCGTGATGTCACCGGTGCTCAACCGCGCCTACACGGAAGGCGTGAAGCCCTATATGGATGGCCAGATGTCCGCCGAGCTGGCCGTGCCCGCCGCCGCCGCGCCGTTCAAGCACTTCATGCTGGACCAGACGCGCGACGCCGACCTGCAGTTGTTCACGCACCTGGCCAATGAAAAGCCCTATGCCAGCAAGGACGACGTGCCGTTTCGCGTCGCCATGCCGGCCTTCGTCACCAGTGAGCTGAAGACCGCGTTCCAGATGGGCTTCCTGCTGTTCATCCCGTTCCTGATCATCGACCTGGTGGTGGCGAGCGTGTTGATGTCGATGGGCATGATGATGGTGTCGCCCACCATCATCTCGTTGCCGTTCAAGATCATGTTGTTTGTGCTGGTGGATGGGTGGACGTTGTTGCTGGGGACGTTGGCGGGGAGTTTTTATACATGA
- the cheY gene encoding chemotaxis response regulator CheY, whose product MDKNMKILVVDDFSTMRRIVRNLLVELGFSNTLIQEADDGENALTMLRNNAFDMVVTDWNMPNMTGIDLLRAIRAEPSLKGMPVLMVTAENNRDQIIAAAQAGVNGYIVKPFTAVTLQEKLSKIFERLAASGANA is encoded by the coding sequence TTGGACAAGAATATGAAGATCCTCGTGGTGGACGACTTTTCCACCATGCGGCGCATCGTTCGCAACCTGCTGGTCGAGCTCGGTTTCAGCAATACGCTGATCCAGGAAGCCGACGACGGCGAGAACGCGCTGACCATGTTGCGCAACAACGCCTTCGACATGGTCGTGACCGACTGGAACATGCCCAACATGACGGGCATCGACCTGTTGCGCGCCATCCGCGCCGAGCCTTCGCTCAAGGGCATGCCGGTGCTCATGGTCACCGCGGAAAACAACCGCGACCAGATCATCGCCGCCGCGCAGGCGGGCGTGAACGGTTACATCGTCAAGCCGTTCACCGCCGTCACCCTGCAGGAAAAACTCAGCAAGATCTTCGAACGCCTGGCCGCCAGCGGAGCCAACGCATGA
- a CDS encoding RNA polymerase sigma factor FliA encodes MSVASEYLQLQRQSADELVRQHAPLVRRIAYHLMGRLPPSVDVSDLIQAGMIGLLEAARNFTTGKNASFETFAGIRIRGAMLDELRRTDWTPRSVHRKVREMAEVVRQIEIETGADADDAEVMRRLGMGAEEYHQVLADAASARLLSLSAPDDADGGAAFDVVDGDSLSPADSVEHEGMREALVEAIGSLPEREQLVMSLYYEEELNLKEIGAVLGVTESRVCQIHGQAIVRLRARMSGWHEGQAERSAKQRKGTKGM; translated from the coding sequence ATGAGCGTGGCTTCCGAATATCTGCAGCTGCAGCGGCAGAGTGCCGACGAACTGGTTCGCCAGCACGCGCCCCTGGTACGCAGGATCGCCTATCACCTGATGGGTCGCCTGCCGCCCAGCGTGGACGTCAGCGACCTGATTCAGGCCGGCATGATCGGTTTGCTGGAGGCTGCCCGCAATTTCACCACCGGCAAGAACGCGAGCTTCGAGACGTTTGCGGGTATCCGCATCCGTGGCGCGATGCTCGATGAATTGCGGCGCACCGACTGGACCCCACGGTCGGTGCATCGAAAAGTGCGCGAAATGGCGGAGGTCGTTCGTCAGATTGAAATCGAAACCGGTGCGGATGCCGATGACGCCGAAGTGATGCGGCGACTGGGCATGGGTGCCGAGGAATATCACCAGGTGCTGGCGGATGCCGCGAGCGCGCGCCTGCTCAGCCTCTCCGCGCCGGACGACGCGGACGGTGGCGCGGCGTTCGACGTGGTCGACGGCGACAGCCTCAGCCCGGCCGACAGCGTCGAGCACGAAGGCATGCGCGAGGCGCTGGTGGAGGCCATCGGCAGTCTGCCGGAACGCGAGCAGCTGGTGATGTCCCTGTATTACGAGGAAGAGCTGAACCTCAAGGAGATTGGCGCGGTGCTCGGTGTGACGGAGTCGCGCGTGTGCCAGATCCACGGCCAGGCCATCGTGCGCTTGCGTGCGCGCATGAGCGGTTGGCATGAGGGGCAGGCCGAGAGGTCAGCGAAACAACGCAAGGGAACGAAAGGCATGTAA
- the fliN gene encoding flagellar motor switch protein FliN — MIPTNDAVSATQRVEFDQLSAPMGEGADVNLDMILDVPVTLAMEVGRTRISIRNLLQLNQGSVVELDRSAGEPLDVFVNGTLVAHGEVVVINERFGIRLTDVISPAERVRKLR, encoded by the coding sequence ATGATTCCGACCAATGACGCCGTCAGCGCGACCCAGCGCGTCGAATTCGACCAGCTCAGCGCCCCCATGGGCGAAGGTGCCGACGTCAACCTCGACATGATCCTCGACGTACCGGTCACGCTCGCCATGGAAGTGGGCCGTACGCGTATCAGCATTCGCAACCTGCTGCAGCTCAACCAGGGCTCGGTGGTGGAACTGGACCGTTCGGCCGGTGAACCGCTCGACGTGTTCGTCAATGGCACGCTGGTGGCGCATGGCGAAGTGGTGGTGATCAACGAACGTTTCGGCATCCGCCTGACCGACGTGATCAGCCCGGCCGAACGCGTGCGCAAGCTGCGGTGA
- a CDS encoding P-loop NTPase, with product MNQAMGLESMLRALTERHSRQAPVQDQAYGLSGVAPRKRCRAIAVAGGKGGVGKTTVSVNLGMALAREGRQVILLDADMSLANIDVLLGLTPTRHIGHLLDGSCTIDELLMPAPHGLKVVPAGSGTRRLAQLGAGEHAAVIRAFDDLITPPDYLVVDTAAGLSDNVAMFAAAADDVVVVVCDEPASLTDAYALLKVLSRDFGVRRFRMVANMVRNLGEAKQLHQKLARVCDRFLDVALEFMGHVPHDERLKQAIRRQSAVVDLWPSSRSGQAFKQLAGAVDTWGEPERLGLDRIAFFSRQAAVATGW from the coding sequence ATGAACCAGGCGATGGGGTTGGAGAGCATGTTGCGTGCGCTGACCGAACGACATAGCCGGCAGGCGCCGGTGCAGGACCAGGCCTATGGACTGAGCGGGGTGGCGCCGCGCAAGCGTTGCCGCGCCATCGCGGTCGCCGGTGGCAAGGGCGGCGTGGGCAAGACCACCGTATCGGTGAACCTGGGCATGGCGCTCGCCAGGGAAGGGCGCCAGGTGATCCTGCTCGACGCGGACATGAGCCTGGCCAACATTGACGTGCTGCTGGGCCTGACGCCCACGCGCCACATTGGCCACCTGCTGGACGGCAGCTGCACCATCGACGAGCTGCTGATGCCCGCGCCGCACGGCCTGAAGGTCGTGCCGGCCGGCTCGGGCACGCGCCGGCTTGCCCAGCTCGGTGCCGGCGAGCACGCGGCGGTGATCCGTGCCTTCGACGATCTGATCACGCCGCCGGACTACCTGGTGGTGGATACGGCCGCCGGGTTGTCCGACAACGTGGCGATGTTCGCCGCGGCGGCGGACGACGTGGTGGTGGTGGTGTGCGACGAGCCGGCCTCGCTGACCGATGCCTACGCCTTGCTCAAGGTGCTGAGCCGCGATTTCGGCGTGCGCCGCTTCCGCATGGTGGCGAACATGGTGCGCAACCTGGGCGAGGCCAAGCAGTTGCACCAGAAGCTCGCACGGGTGTGCGACCGCTTCCTGGACGTGGCGCTGGAATTCATGGGGCATGTCCCGCACGACGAACGGCTCAAGCAGGCCATCCGCCGCCAGAGCGCGGTGGTGGATCTGTGGCCGTCGAGCCGTTCGGGGCAGGCATTCAAGCAATTGGCGGGTGCGGTCGATACATGGGGTGAACCCGAGCGACTGGGCCTGGACCGCATCGCCTTTTTCAGCAGGCAGGCCGCAGTAGCGACGGGGTGGTGA
- the flhB gene encoding flagellar biosynthesis protein FlhB, with protein MSEHDEQERTEQPSEKRLREAREKGDVPRSRDLSGAVVVLAGVAALMSGGEGSMLHVRRIYSLGLSYGRDALFSDQLPGRVLSMAMHEAFALFAPVALATVLAALAAPVLLGGLNFSAEALQPKFERLDPIAGLGRIFAMRGLVELGKSLLKLLLIGGVLLMVLKGWQNDLMSTGRGEVGAGTVKAMSLLGHGALLFGSILALIGGADALYQKFDHTKRLRMTRQELKDEAKESDGNPELKARVRQMQFQMARRRMMQELPKADVLVTNPTHFAVALRYDEGRMGAPRVIAKGMDELAMQIRLVASSHRIPVVEAPPLARALYATTQLDREIPSTLYVAVAQVLAYVFQLKQAVSRGEPPPTAPQPDVDPDLMGPYKF; from the coding sequence ATGTCGGAACATGACGAACAGGAACGCACCGAACAACCTTCAGAAAAACGCCTGCGCGAAGCGCGCGAAAAGGGCGATGTTCCCCGCTCACGCGACCTGTCTGGCGCCGTGGTGGTGCTGGCCGGCGTGGCCGCCCTGATGAGCGGCGGCGAAGGTTCGATGCTGCATGTGCGCCGCATCTACAGCCTTGGCCTGAGTTACGGGCGCGACGCCTTGTTCAGCGACCAACTGCCGGGCCGCGTGCTGTCCATGGCCATGCACGAGGCGTTCGCGCTGTTCGCGCCGGTGGCCTTGGCCACGGTGCTCGCCGCGCTGGCCGCGCCCGTATTGCTGGGCGGCCTTAATTTCAGCGCCGAGGCGTTGCAGCCGAAGTTCGAGCGGCTCGATCCCATCGCCGGCCTGGGCCGCATCTTCGCCATGCGCGGCCTGGTGGAGCTGGGCAAGTCGCTGCTGAAGCTGCTGCTGATCGGCGGTGTGCTGCTGATGGTGCTCAAGGGCTGGCAGAACGACCTGATGTCCACCGGTCGCGGCGAAGTCGGCGCGGGCACGGTGAAGGCCATGAGCCTGCTCGGCCATGGCGCGCTGCTGTTCGGCTCCATCCTTGCGTTGATCGGCGGCGCGGATGCGCTGTACCAGAAGTTCGACCACACCAAGCGCCTGCGCATGACGCGCCAGGAACTGAAGGATGAGGCGAAGGAGAGCGACGGCAACCCCGAGCTCAAGGCGCGCGTTCGCCAGATGCAGTTCCAGATGGCGCGCAGGCGCATGATGCAGGAGCTGCCCAAGGCGGACGTGCTGGTGACCAACCCCACGCACTTCGCCGTGGCCTTGCGCTATGACGAAGGCCGCATGGGCGCACCGCGTGTGATCGCCAAGGGCATGGACGAACTGGCCATGCAGATCCGCCTGGTCGCCTCCAGTCATCGTATTCCCGTGGTGGAAGCGCCGCCGTTGGCACGCGCTTTGTATGCCACCACCCAGCTCGATCGCGAGATTCCTTCGACGCTCTACGTCGCCGTGGCGCAGGTGCTCGCGTACGTGTTCCAGCTCAAGCAGGCGGTGTCGCGCGGCGAGCCGCCGCCGACGGCGCCGCAACCCGATGTCGATCCGGACCTGATGGGTCCCTACAAGTTCTGA
- a CDS encoding protein phosphatase CheZ — MNAQVSLLAGESMPQELHDLLNSTDGAAFEQALDVLVRQREQRLFRALGLLARDLHDAVRRLGGDLAQEGVPGSVADARKHLQDVLEMSSQAAHRTLDFAERMRPQAETLAANASAVIEGTSEGDVAHVLATQAQSFANEYREGMADFVVAQSWQDLSGQRIKKVVNFIGSVENSLLELVSLTGALATGEAAAGPVKVTSQDEADRLLSEFGF; from the coding sequence ATGAACGCACAAGTCTCCCTGCTAGCCGGCGAATCGATGCCGCAGGAACTGCACGATCTTCTCAACAGCACCGACGGTGCTGCCTTCGAACAGGCGCTCGACGTGCTGGTACGCCAGCGCGAGCAGCGCCTGTTCCGCGCCCTGGGCCTGCTGGCCCGCGACCTGCACGATGCCGTGCGCCGCCTGGGCGGCGACCTCGCGCAGGAAGGCGTGCCGGGCAGCGTCGCCGACGCGCGCAAGCACCTGCAGGACGTGCTGGAAATGAGCTCGCAGGCCGCGCACCGCACGCTCGACTTCGCCGAGCGCATGCGCCCGCAGGCCGAGACGCTGGCCGCCAACGCCAGCGCGGTGATCGAGGGCACGAGCGAAGGCGACGTTGCCCACGTGCTGGCCACGCAGGCGCAGTCGTTCGCCAACGAATACCGCGAAGGCATGGCCGATTTCGTGGTGGCGCAGTCGTGGCAGGACCTGTCCGGCCAGCGCATCAAGAAAGTCGTGAACTTCATCGGCAGCGTGGAGAACTCGCTGCTGGAACTGGTGAGCCTGACCGGCGCGCTGGCAACGGGTGAAGCCGCCGCGGGCCCGGTGAAGGTGACCAGCCAGGACGAGGCGGATCGCCTGCTGAGCGAATTCGGTTT
- the flhF gene encoding flagellar biosynthesis protein FlhF gives MKIKRFVAPDMRQAMRAVREDQGPDAVILSTRRMDDGIEIIAAVDFDEALVREAARHGAPLEVENRAVAPAPAVEMKTVAARRSDVTPPPLPTASRRDDEGVTVSLSRRAMPPRVEPVAEASVVRTVEAPVTPASRAVEPKPAMTEAAHAGDAADVPASIHPLLERALQDTARVRAELGSLRDLLETQLSSLIWNDMERRQPMRARILREMTRLGIEPDVARQLVGELPVEINAEQARYLPLGVLSRSLSISPRDQSERRGVTALVGSTGVGKTTTIAKLAARAVMRHGASQVALVSTDHYRIGAAAQLEHYGRLLGVRVYPAYDADSLRHVLELLRGHHTVLVDTAGLAGGDPRLAEQLDVLRNGGDLRACLVLAANAHASSLDEAVRAYLPVQPHACILTKLDEAPSLGGALSVLIRHRLALDYITDGQRVPEDIATADARVLVCRAAQVLKGNTAADDMVMADRFGLAVASA, from the coding sequence ATGAAGATCAAGCGTTTCGTGGCCCCTGACATGCGCCAGGCCATGCGTGCGGTGCGCGAGGACCAGGGGCCGGATGCGGTCATCCTGTCCACCCGCCGGATGGATGACGGCATCGAGATCATCGCCGCTGTCGATTTCGACGAAGCCCTGGTTCGCGAAGCGGCACGCCACGGCGCCCCGCTGGAAGTGGAAAACCGCGCCGTCGCTCCCGCGCCGGCTGTCGAGATGAAGACGGTTGCCGCGCGACGTTCCGACGTCACGCCGCCGCCGCTGCCGACGGCCAGCCGTCGCGACGACGAAGGCGTGACGGTGTCGCTCTCGCGCCGCGCCATGCCGCCCCGCGTGGAACCGGTGGCCGAAGCGTCCGTGGTCCGGACCGTGGAAGCCCCGGTCACCCCGGCCAGCCGGGCCGTCGAGCCAAAGCCCGCGATGACCGAAGCGGCGCACGCGGGCGATGCCGCCGACGTGCCGGCCTCGATCCACCCGCTGCTCGAACGCGCCCTGCAGGACACCGCACGTGTCCGCGCCGAACTGGGCAGCCTGCGCGACCTGCTGGAGACGCAGCTGTCGAGCCTGATCTGGAACGACATGGAGCGCCGCCAGCCGATGCGTGCCCGCATCCTGCGCGAGATGACCCGCCTGGGTATCGAGCCGGACGTCGCGCGCCAGCTGGTGGGCGAGCTTCCCGTCGAAATCAACGCCGAACAGGCGCGTTACCTGCCGCTGGGCGTGTTGAGCCGCAGCCTGTCGATCAGCCCGCGCGACCAATCCGAGCGTCGCGGCGTCACCGCGTTGGTCGGTTCCACCGGCGTGGGCAAGACCACCACCATCGCCAAGCTCGCCGCGCGCGCGGTGATGCGCCATGGCGCATCGCAGGTCGCGCTGGTGAGCACCGACCATTACCGCATCGGCGCGGCGGCGCAGCTGGAACACTATGGCCGCCTGCTCGGCGTGCGCGTATATCCCGCCTACGACGCCGACAGCCTGCGCCACGTACTGGAGCTGCTGCGCGGCCATCACACCGTGCTGGTGGATACCGCCGGCCTCGCCGGTGGCGATCCGCGCCTGGCGGAACAACTGGACGTGCTGCGCAACGGTGGCGACCTGCGCGCCTGCCTGGTGCTGGCGGCGAACGCGCACGCCTCCTCGCTGGACGAGGCCGTGCGCGCCTACCTGCCGGTGCAGCCGCACGCCTGCATCCTCACCAAACTCGACGAGGCCCCCAGCCTCGGCGGCGCGCTGTCGGTGCTGATCCGTCACCGTCTCGCGCTCGATTACATCACCGACGGCCAGCGCGTGCCGGAGGACATCGCCACCGCCGATGCGCGGGTGCTGGTGTGCCGTGCCGCGCAGGTGCTCAAGGGCAACACGGCGGCGGATGACATGGTCATGGCGGATCGTTTCGGACTAGCGGTGGCAAGCGCATGA